The Rhizobium etli 8C-3 genome has a segment encoding these proteins:
- a CDS encoding OmpA family protein has translation MKRLLTTKLTMFLALFFVTQSDLGAQEPNDLASLKERFQRQIELFKAARLGATRGLVLTNSNSASEAGAIPVTIATPETGGATTAPAPPPPAAITSQGTEVAPAAPNEGRPSTQQPTATSPATAQSAAATSEQQTYWKLPPDDQINVRINFDFDSAAIATKQKAMLQKFCEVIKDMDIKLVRIIGHTDAVGGASYNQHLSVLRAKEVTRFFTDDCNIPPERLEAVGVGEQFLLNQENPKADENRRVEFQAVS, from the coding sequence ATGAAGCGCTTGCTGACCACCAAGCTGACGATGTTTCTCGCTCTATTCTTCGTCACTCAAAGTGATTTGGGCGCGCAGGAACCGAACGATTTGGCGTCGCTCAAAGAGCGCTTTCAGCGGCAGATCGAGTTGTTCAAGGCGGCACGGCTCGGAGCCACTCGCGGCCTGGTTCTTACCAACTCCAACTCCGCGTCCGAAGCAGGGGCCATACCGGTGACAATTGCCACGCCTGAAACCGGAGGAGCCACAACCGCTCCGGCTCCCCCTCCCCCTGCAGCCATTACGTCGCAAGGCACCGAAGTTGCTCCAGCAGCCCCAAATGAAGGTCGGCCGTCAACCCAGCAACCGACGGCGACATCACCGGCAACCGCTCAATCCGCAGCGGCGACAAGCGAACAGCAGACATACTGGAAGCTACCGCCCGACGACCAGATCAACGTCCGCATAAATTTCGACTTCGATTCAGCGGCCATAGCGACGAAGCAAAAGGCGATGCTGCAGAAGTTCTGCGAAGTAATAAAGGATATGGACATTAAACTTGTCCGTATCATCGGTCACACGGATGCGGTCGGAGGCGCAAGCTACAATCAGCACCTTTCCGTGCTGCGCGCAAAGGAAGTAACGCGCTTCTTCACGGATGATTGCAACATCCCTCCAGAACGGCTCGAAGCCGTGGGCGTCGGCGAGCAGTTTCTTCTCAACCAGGAAAATCCGAAAGCCGACGAAAACAGACGCGTGGAATTCCAAGCTGTGAGCTAA
- a CDS encoding PP2C family protein-serine/threonine phosphatase: MTPDSRDNASTRAPNRPGRSQGAGLSHTGHVRTTNEDAVLTDPSGVLWAVADGMGGYGHGDVAADLVIEQLALIPHNPVSGAHLVAALQSANSAVRRWATSANVAQMGATVVAALIDGGTTTIAWVGDSRAYRLRKDELLQLTRDHSVVQELLDEGHISPAAVKQHPQSHVVTRAIGAADRLDVDSIEVALEPGDLLLLCSDGLTDCLTEAEIITHLNAPSPDAACRQLVAAALDHGAPDNVSVVVIRIDGDAAP; encoded by the coding sequence ATGACCCCGGATTCTCGGGACAATGCTTCGACGCGGGCACCGAACCGGCCGGGCAGGTCGCAAGGAGCGGGACTAAGCCATACCGGTCATGTGCGAACAACCAACGAAGATGCGGTTCTCACCGATCCCTCGGGCGTCCTTTGGGCAGTAGCTGACGGAATGGGCGGCTACGGTCACGGCGACGTCGCGGCTGACTTGGTCATCGAACAGCTCGCCCTCATTCCGCACAATCCCGTTTCCGGCGCTCACCTCGTTGCTGCACTGCAGTCGGCCAATTCCGCCGTGCGCCGTTGGGCGACTTCGGCCAATGTGGCACAGATGGGCGCTACAGTGGTCGCCGCACTCATCGACGGCGGGACAACAACAATCGCTTGGGTGGGAGACAGCCGGGCCTATCGTTTGCGAAAAGATGAGTTGCTGCAACTCACGCGCGACCATTCGGTGGTGCAGGAACTTCTCGATGAAGGGCACATTAGCCCTGCCGCTGTCAAGCAGCACCCGCAGTCCCACGTGGTTACTCGGGCAATCGGCGCCGCCGACCGGCTGGACGTGGACTCCATCGAGGTCGCGCTGGAGCCGGGCGATCTTCTGCTCCTTTGCTCCGACGGATTGACGGATTGTCTTACCGAGGCCGAGATCATCACCCATTTGAACGCGCCCAGCCCAGACGCCGCCTGCCGCCAGCTGGTCGCCGCCGCTCTCGATCACGGCGCTCCAGACAATGTGTCTGTGGTAGTGATTCGGATTGACGGAGATGCAGCGCCTTGA
- a CDS encoding M15 family metallopeptidase — MSIILAAAVFAFVGDLLRDTDRDPNAGRIDRLTQQLAQQDREIQSLRAELNSVKPKVIELEGKVEELAKAPRPDPVAPSLAVTAPPGEPLSQESFSIDQFGGMAPPEETENMTEPMQLAKKRFNEGVIRPTPAVLRQILGEPRSAYSTSCQPVTNPKLLKNLVSRDIGHFRLTMIRPALDSLAHIMERLRKEEPDIYSAIGTAGALCARYVRGSNRSVSSHAWGAAVDLTLKKNLDRMGDSSTQFGLVVLAEFFNDAGWYWGAGYTREDSMHFEVGEALLRKWAAEGKL, encoded by the coding sequence ATGAGCATCATTCTTGCGGCGGCGGTTTTCGCGTTTGTCGGCGACTTGCTTCGAGACACGGACCGTGATCCGAACGCGGGAAGAATAGACCGGTTGACGCAACAGCTCGCTCAGCAGGACAGAGAGATCCAGTCGCTGCGAGCTGAGCTGAATTCTGTCAAGCCAAAGGTGATAGAGCTAGAGGGAAAGGTGGAAGAACTAGCAAAGGCGCCGCGCCCCGATCCTGTCGCGCCAAGCCTCGCCGTCACCGCCCCTCCCGGGGAACCTTTGAGCCAGGAATCATTTTCGATCGACCAGTTCGGCGGCATGGCGCCGCCGGAGGAGACCGAAAATATGACGGAGCCGATGCAACTGGCGAAGAAGCGCTTCAACGAGGGGGTCATACGCCCGACCCCGGCAGTGCTCCGCCAGATCCTCGGCGAGCCGCGTAGTGCCTATTCCACAAGCTGCCAACCGGTCACCAACCCGAAATTGCTCAAGAACCTGGTTAGCCGGGACATAGGACATTTCCGCCTGACGATGATCAGGCCCGCCCTCGATTCGCTGGCGCATATCATGGAGCGCCTCCGAAAGGAGGAGCCGGATATCTATTCCGCAATCGGCACGGCTGGTGCGCTGTGCGCGCGTTATGTTCGAGGCTCGAACAGGTCTGTGTCGTCGCATGCCTGGGGCGCGGCCGTCGATCTGACGCTCAAGAAGAACCTCGACAGGATGGGAGACAGCAGCACACAGTTCGGACTTGTAGTGCTCGCAGAGTTCTTCAATGATGCCGGCTGGTATTGGGGAGCTGGCTATACCCGGGAAGATTCCATGCATTTTGAAGTGGGTGAGGCGCTGCTTCGCAAATGGGCCGCGGAGGGCAAACTGTGA